CTTCCTGACCATGCTCATCGATATTGGTGAAACCAACAATGTGAGCAGTCACTTCCCCTGCAGGGTAGTAACGACGGTATTCCTGGCGGGTATAGACCCCATCGATATCCAGACCCATGACGCTTTTCGCAAGCGCTGGCTGAACTTTTCGCCGAAGGTAAATGAACTCTCGCCCCGAGTAGTCCCGAAGCCGCTCACGAAGATCGGCCTCACTGACCTCCAGAAGCCGGGCCAGGTTTGTCAGTCGCGCTTCGTCCGGATCCGTTTCCGAAGGGTTTGCCCAGATTGTCTGAACGGGCGTGCTCACGGCGAGTGGCTCGCCATAGCGGTCCGAGACAACGCCGCGGTGGGCGTCAATGGTCTCTATCCGGATAGTGCGCACGTCGCCCTGCTGACGAAGGAAGTCATTATCAACCACGTGCAAGTCGACCAGGCGCCAACCAAGAGTCGCAACCACAAGCAGAAAGACGCCCAGCACAGACCCAAAGCGCCAGGCTTTAAGGCCCGCCGCCAGTCTCTGATGCCATGTTGTCTGCTTTCCCTGACCGGACAAATCAATCACCCTGACGGTTATTGCTATGTTTGATTATTTTGGGGCAGCCGCCGACATAAGCGGCACCAGAACAATGTCCTGACGACCTGGAACGACCATACTGAACCGTTCGGCGGCCAAGTTTTCTACCCGGCCGTGAGCACTGAGCGCACTCTGCTCCAGCAACAGTTGGCTCCACTCTCTGTGGAACCGATCCCGCTCGCCCTGGAGGTGAGTCAACGTATTGAAGAGTTCACGGTTTTCGTGAGAGCTGACAACCACTCCGATCGACGACGCCAGCAACAGCACCACCAAGATCAGTGATACCAGTACGTTTTTTTGCCTGGTCGCTTCAAAAACCTGACGAGAAATCCGCACAGCTGCTGCAACACCGTCACGCACTCTCTGTTTGTTACGCTTGGCCGACTTGATCGGCTGCTCTATGGCTACCGCGCCCATGCTCACGCGCCCCCCTGTGAATTTGTATTGGCCTCAATGCGCTCAAGAACCCGCATCACTGCGCTCCGGGCCCTGACGTTCTCACCCACCTCGTCAGCTCCTGCCTTGCTGGCCTTGCCAATCAGACGAAATGCTGACGCTTCCTGGTCGGCCGTCACCGGTATGCCTTTCGGCAACTGAGGCCCGCGAGCCAGATCCCTCATGAACCGCTTGACCAGCCGATCTTCAAGTGAATGAAAACTGATCACCACCAGCCGGCCACCGGGCGCCAGATGCTCCACGGCCGCATGCAGCCCAGCCTCCAGATCTTCCAGCTCCCGATTAATAAAAATCCGGATGGCCTGAAAGGTCCGGGTGGCAGGGTGTTTGTGCTTTTCCTTTTTAGGCACCGCTTCACTGACCAGCTCTGCAAGCTGGCGAGTCGTTTCGATGGCCTCTTCCTGACGGCGCTCGACAACAAGCCGGGCGATACGCCGGGAGAATCGCTCCTCACCGTATCGCCAGATCACATTCGCGATGTCCTGTTCTTCCGCCTGGGCAAGCCACTCTGCGGCACTTGGGGATTGTTGCGGGTTCATTCGCATATCCAGGGGACCGTCCCGCATGAAACTGAAGCCGCGTGAGGCGTCATCAAGCTGGGGGGACGATACGCCGAGGTCCATGAGAACACCGTTAACATCTCGCCATTCCCTGCGCGCAAGTGCCAGATCAAGCTCCGCAAACGACCCATGAAACCAGGAGAAACGTGCGTCCTTGATGGCGAACTGTTCGGCCACTCCGATCGCTTCGGGATCCTTATCGATGCCCAACAGGTGACCTTTTTCTGCAAGGCGATCCAGAATCAGGCGACTGTGGCCTCCACGACCGAAAGTCGCATCCACATATTTGCCATCGGGGTCACTGATCAGGTAGTCGACCGCCGAGTCCAAAAGAACCGAGCGATGCGGAAGCGTTGCCCCGTCCTTCTGCCTGCGATCGGAGGTCATAATGAGAGCGCCTCCATTTCAGGCGGCATATCTTCATCATCAGAAGACTCATCCAGCCAGGCAAACCAGCGCTCCTCACTCCAGAGCTCCAGCTTTTTACCCTGGCCAATCAGCATCAGTTTTTTCTCAAAATAGGCATAGCTTCTTAAAGTCGGCGGAATGAGGATACGTCCTGCGGAGTCGAGTTCCATTGGCGCAGCATTACCAAGCAGCAACCGTTGAAGCCGGCGAGCAGCCTTGTTCATATTGGGCAACGCTTCAATTTTGGGCCGCAACTCTTCCCATTCAGGCTCTGGATAAACCAGCAAACACCTCTCTTCATCGGCATTGGCAGTCAATACAATGCGGCCGCCACAAGACTGCGCAAGCTCTTCGCGCACCTTGGTGGGGATCGCCAGGCGACCCTTCGCATCCATATTGATGGCATGACTGCCGAGAAAATTGCTCATTTACACCGTCTCTGAGAGCTGGAAATCCACAAAAAACCACTACAAACCACTTTTTCCCACTTGTGCACACTATAGAAACACGCAATACACAATGCAAGCGCCGCGAAGAGCGTCGTACTCGCAAAAGTTCCTTTTACGACAAGAGGTTACGGACAATGATTTGAGAAAACGGTGAGATTACAGAAAAGAAAAGAAGAAAAATCAAACACCTGCAAAAAAGTCTGAAGAAGACAAGTGAGGTTTAAGATTTTTTGGCTATAACAGACATTTATTAAGAATGATGAACTTCGCATGAAAGGAAAAAGTCGAGCTCGCCGATAAGCCGGGTTCTGTCTTGGACAGTCATTCATCTAGGGCCTGCGTCACCACAGGCCTCAAGCAACCTACCCGAATCCAGCGCGGGCCACGCCATTGGATTCCTATTTGGTCTTGCTCCAGGTGGGGTTTACCATCGCCGTGAACTGTTGCCAGTCACGCGGTGCGCTCTTACCGCACCGTTTCACCCTTACCGGCACCCATAGGTGCTTAGGCGGTATACTTTCTGTTGCACTTTCCGTCGGCTCACGCCGCCCAGGCGTTACCTGGCACCTTGCCCTGCGGAGCCCGGACTTTCCTCCCCCGGTTAAACCGGCGGCGACTGTCTGGCGAGCTCGGGCGAGACAATACTCCTGCCCACCCCGCCTTGCAAGGAAAAGCGCCCCACCTCATCAACCCTGCTTCAACTCGAGCGCCCTTTGATAGAGCTCGTTTTTCGGACGGCCGCTGAGCTCCGCCACCAGTTTAGCGACTTTCTTCACAGGCAACTCCGGCAACAGCAGTCTGATCAGGCGGTCGACATCCAGCGCGCCGGCATCTTCATCACTGGCAACAGGCTCCGCACCCCGAATCATCACTACGAACTCGCCCTTGGTACCATGCGGATCCGCTTCAAGCACTGAAAGCACTTCACTCACACACCCGGAATAAAAGGTTTCAAAAGCCTTGGTCAACTCCCGACCAAGCACGATTTCCCGCTCCTCGCCCAGGACTTCAGCGATATCCCTCACTGCACCCAGTATTCGGTGAGGCGATTCATAGAACACCAGAGTCGCTGACTCCTGCCGGAGCTGGTCGAGGGCAGCGCGCCTCCCCGTGCGTTTCGCAGGCAGAAATCCGACAAACAGAAAACGGTCTGTGGGCAGGCCGGCAGCGCTGAGAGCGGTGACCAGAGCACAGGGCCCGGGCACCGGGGAAACCGTCAGCCCCCGGTTTCGTGCTTCGCGCACCAGAACGTATCCCGGGTCCGAGATCAGCGGCGTGCCCGCATCCGAAATCAGCGCAACATCGTGCCCTGCCTCCAGTTCATCCAACAGGCCTGCGGCCCGATTCCGCTCATTGTGATCGTGCAATGCAATCAGGCGTTTCTGGAGCCCTAGATGCTGAAGAAGACGACCACTGTGGCGAGTGTCTTCCGCGGCAACCACGTCAACCCGGGACAGAATGGCGGTGGCCCTGGGAGACATGTCAGCCAGGTTACCTATCGGGGTCGCCACGATATAAAGAACCCCTGGGGACTGTTCCTTGCTGTCGGTTTTGGATACCGACCCTCCAACCTCGGATTTCAAATTACCTGCCTCATTGTTACTGACCTCGCACCATGACACTTACGTCATGTGAATTGACCCCGGAGCTGTTAAACTTGCCACCGTTAGACCGGCGCCACAAGCCCATTTCTCCGGAGTATTTCGAGCTTGCCATGATCAAGAACCGTATCAACCATCGAGCCCTGGCCAGTGTATTTGCCGTGGCACTGCTGTCAGCGGGTTGCGCGAGCGTTAATTTGCAGTCCCATATTGCCCAGAGTCCAGAGCAGGCTCTTGAACTGGCAGGACAGGAAAGCAATCGTGACACAGCCCAGCGTTATTTGCTGCGTATTGCCAACCGGTTCCAGGACCAGGGTGACCACATAGCGGCCCGAACGCTACTGCAGAGTCCCCAACTCACGCAACTGGCGCCCCCACTGGAAGACCAGAAGCGCCTGCTTTCAATGGCGAGCGCAGTCGCGCTTGATGACAGCGACTGGGCCCGCAACCTGGTTATCAACCTGACACCTGACAGTTTTATTGGCTATAGCCCCGAGCTGGTAAGCCGCGCGGCAGACCTTCAGGCCCAGACCTACTCTCTTGCCGGAGATAGGGTGTCTTCAGCCATGACCCTGATTCTTCTGGCTCAGACAGACAGCACTGTAAATCCGCAAGAGGTGCATAACCGGATCTGGCAATTACTCAAGTCCGTTTCTGACCCCGAACTCCAAACCATCAGCAGTAAGGCCATCGGCTATGAAACGCAGGGGTGGCTAGAGCTTGCCTCAGCGCTTCGGGCGCAGGGAGCCGGGCTTGACGAACAGGGCCGCATCATTCGTCGCTGGCAGAACGATTGGCCGGCACACCCGGCCGCGCAAGTGCTCCCCTCCGAACTGCAACTGATTGCTACCCTGGCTCAAAGCCGGCCGGAAAAAATTGCGCTGGCCATACCGTTGAACGGACCACTGGCCAGTGCCGGCAAGGCAATCCGCGACGGGTTTGTCGCCGCGTACTATCTCGACGACTCAGTAGACCACAGCAAAACCGACATACAAATTGTCGACACATCGGGCCAGGCATTCAGCGAGCTATACCAACAGTTGTCCAGAAAGGATATCGATCTGATCGTTGGCCCCCTCGAAAAGGATGCTCTAGCAGGTCTCCGGTCGCTAAACACACTTCCCGTCCCGGCACTTGGCCTCAACTATCTTCCAGCCGGCAACCAGATACCGGATGGGCTGTACCAGTTCGGACTGTCTGCCGAAGATGAAGCGCGCCAGATTGCCGATCGCCTGGCAGCCGAAAGTATTCAGGATGTACTGATTCTGATTCCTCAGGGAGAGTGGGGAGACCGCATAGAGGCGGCGCTCTTGCAGCGCATGGCCGACACCAACACGACGGCCCTGGATATCGCAAGGTTTTTCCGGGAGGACAATCTCAGGGCTGTGACAGCGGACCTTCTTGGCATTACTGTTTCCCGGGATCGTGCAATCCAGGTTGAACGTACGATCGGCATGGACGTGGAGTTTGAACCGAGACGACGGCAGGATGCCGAGGCAATCGTTATGGTCGCGGATCCGACTGTGGCCCGTCAGTTCAAGCCACTGTTCGCGTATTATTTCGGTGGCGACCTTCCAGTCTACTCTCCGTCTATTGTTTATGAAGGCACACCGGATCCCTCCCGCGACCGGGATCTGAATGACGTGATCTTTACGGATATCCCCTGGGTCATTGGCAAGCCAAGCGAACTCAGAACGCAGTCGACCAGATACCTCTCCGGCACTCGTGGCCAGCTTGGCCGACTGTTTGCCATGGGCGCCGATGCATGGCAACTGAGCAAAAGGTTGCCATTACTCAAGCAGGTGAATACGGCCTCACTGACCGGGGAGACAGGCGTGCTGACAATGACGCCGGAAGGCAGCATCCACCGTCAGCAGATGTGGGCGCAGTTCAGAAATGGCATACCCGAAATACTTCCCGAGCAGGAAAAACCGATGGCGGATGCAGAGACTGCGGAAGCTGACGAAAACGTTGGCAATACAGGACAATAATTCACTCGCCACCCGGAAAACATTGCCATGGAAGGCAGAAAGAATCTTGGCAACCACTTTGAGGAAGTTGCCGCCCGCTACCTAACCAGTCGCGGCGTATTTATTCTCGAACGGAATGTCTACAACCGCGGTGGCGAGATAGACCTGATCGGGCGGGACAAGGATACCCTGGTTTTCTTTGAAGTTCGCTATCGAGGCCCCGGAAGCCTCACAGACTCAGCCAGCTCGATCAATTTTCCAAAACAGCGCCGATTACTGAAATCGGCGTCTTTCTATCTTCACAAACATGGGCTTTGGGATACCTTAAGCCGAATAGATGTAATTGCCATAAGCCCGGGAACCGTCAAAAAATACCGGGTACAATGGATTAAAAATGCAATTCAGGCAGAGTAAACAGACACAATGACCGATACCGAACACCAGATAAATCAATGGTTCGCGAGTCATATGGAGCACACCGCACAGGCAGCGAGCACGGTGGGTCCGGCAATTGAGGATGTCGCAGATGCTTTCGTCGGCACTCTGCTTCAGGACGGGAAAATTATCACCTGCGCCAATGGAAGCGCCAACGTACTTGCCCAGTACTTCTGCACAGCTCTATTAAATCGTTTTGATCAGGACCGCCCGGCACTCCCGGCCATCAACCTGGGTGCTGACGCGACAACCTATTCAGCCATATGCCGTGACAACCGGTTTAATGACACGTTTTCTCGCCAGGTCAGGGCAATTGGCAAGTCAGGCGACCTACTGTTCGTTATCGTTGATGACGGCCACAAAGCCAACCTGATACAAGCGATTCAGGCCGCCCATGACAGGGAAATGAACATCGTAGTACTCAGTGCGCGGGAGAAATCCGACATAACCTCTCTTCTGCACCCCGAAGACCATGAGATCGCACTGAATAACCTCAGCCCGACAGAGGCGACACCTTTGCTGCTGGTCATCATCAATGCCCTGTGCGGACTGATCGACAGCAAACTTTTCGGTGGGTAAGAAAAAAGCCAGCAATAATTGCTGGCTTTTCAACTGCTTGCCGTCTACTTGACGACTTTCAGGGTTGGGCGTCCGGAAGGTCGCTCTTCCTGCCCACCGCTCTGTTCCGATCCGTCTCTATCATTAGTACCGTCCGGATCGGGAGAGCCCGGCTCACTACCGAACACCATGCCTTCACCGTTCTCCTTGGCATAAATTGCCATGACCGCCTGGAGCGGAATGAACACCTGCATGGGTACGCCGCCAAACCGGGCACTGAATTCCAAAGCCCCGTTTCCAACGACTAAACTCCGGACCGCACCCGGACTGATATTAAGGACAATCTGGCCATTGGCCACGTGCTCATTCGGCACTTGAACGCCCTGAACACCCGCATCCACAACAATGTATGGGGTGCAGTCATTGTCCAGTATCCATTCATTGAAGGCCCTAACAAGATAAGGGCGACTGGATGTCATAGGAATCTTACTATCAGGCACTGCCACTCTCCTGCCCCGCTCACACGGGTTGCCGCCAAATCAGCTGCGAATGTCTTCTTCGAGATCTGAAAGACTGGCCTTGAAACCCTCACGGCTGAAGATGCTCTCCATGTACTTCTGCAGCGGTTTTGCCTGCTTGTCATTCAACTCAATACCCAGCGCCGGCAAACGCCAGAGGATGGGAGCAATGCAGCAATCAACGATGGTAAATTCTTCGGACAGGAAGAACGGCATTTCACCAAACAAAGGCGCTGTCGCCAGCAGACTCTCTCGAAGCTCTTTACGAGCAGCTTCAGATGCTTTCGCATTGGGCTGGGCAAGAATCTGATCCACCAAGCCGCACCAGTCTTTCTGAATCCGATGGATCATCAGACGACTGTTTGCGCGGGCAACCGGATACACGGGCAACAGCGGCGGGTGGGGAAAACGCTCGTCCAGATACTCCATCATGATGTTGGGCTCATAGAGCACAAGATCACGATCCACCAGCGTTGGCAGGGCGTTGTACGGATTCAGGTCGGCCAGCTCGGCCGGCGGGTTATCGGGATCCACATCTACAACATCGACCGTAACACCCTTCTCTGCCAGAACAATGCGCACCCTGTGACTATAGTGGCTGGCTGGATCCGAGAAAAACGTCATTGATGACCGCTTGGTCACAACGCCCATAGAACTACCTCACGAGTAAACAAATCGAAATGATCCTGGAAAAACGCAAAATTCCAGCGGGCCGGTTAAATGCCCGCTGGAAATCAGGAAATGGGATTATACCCTATTTCTCAGTGTACGTCTTTCCAGTACTCACGGTTGAGCAAGTAGGCAAAGACGAAGAAGATCGCAACGAAGATCAATACGAAGATCCCCAGACGCTCACGCTCCACCTTGACCGGATCGGCCATGTACGACAGGAAGTTGGTCAGGTCATACATCGCCTGATCAAACTCCTCGGCAGACATACTGCCCTCAATGGCATACTCGGGACATACGTCCGCGTTATTGATATTGCCACTCAACGGCTCAACGCTTGGCTTTACCCCAATATGTGGTTCGACGGCACACAGCCCCTGCAAACCATACATCACGTGCGGCATGCCCACGTTCGGGAAAACCACATTGTTGACACCAAGAGGCCGGCTTTCGTCCTTATAGAACCCACGAAGGTAGGAATACACCCATGACTCGCCACGCAGTCGGGCTTCGAGAGTCAGATCAGGGGGAGGCGCACCAAACCAGCCCGCCGCCATGTCCTTGCTCATCGAATTCTTCATCAGCTCACCAATCTTGGCGCCAGTGAAGATCAGGTTCTCCTCATAAAGCTCTGCAGGGATCTCCAGATCGTCGGCAACACGCTTGTAACGGGCATACTCCATAGAGTGGCACCCCATACAATAGTTGGTGAACAGACTCGCGCCGCTCTGCAGCGATTCCTTGTTGGTGTGATCCGTCTCGATATGATCGAGAGGAACACCGGCGCCACCGGCTGCCAGCCCAAGAGCTGGCAGGATTGCGATGAAAAGACCAAAAATCAGCTTTCTCATTATCCTGTCACCCTCTCTGGTACTGGCTTGGTTTTCTCCATGCGTGTATAGAACGGCATAAGAATGAAGTAGAGGAAGTACAGCACTGTCAGAATTTGCGCGACAGTGGTGCGCCCTTCCGTCGCCGGAACCAGACCAAGGTAACCCAGAATAACAAAGCTTACGGCAAAAATCGCAAGGGCAATTTTACTGAGCCAGCCTTTGTAGCGCATGGATCGAACCGGACTCCTGTCCAACCAGGGCAGTACGAACAGGATGGCTATAGCGCCGCCCATTACAACCACACCCCAGAATTTGGCCGGCAACCCGAACAGGTCAACCGTAACTGCGCGAAGCATCGCGTAAAAAGGCGTGAAGTACCAGACAGGAGCAATGTGTGCCGGAGTCTTGAGAGCATTCGCTGGCTCAAAGTTTGGCTTCTCCAGAAACAGTCCGCCCATCTCAGGGAAGAAAAACACCACGACGAAGAAAATGAAGAAGAAAACCGCCACGCCTACAAGGTCGTGAACAGAGTAGTAAGGATGGAACGGGATACCGTCTTTCGGGATGCCATTCTCGTCCTTGTTTTTCTTGATATCGATACCGTCAGGGTTGTTGGAACCCACTTCGTGCAAGGCCAGGATGTGCAGAACGACCAGACCGAGAAGTACGATCGGCAGAGCCACAACATGCAGGGCGAAGAATCGGTTCAGCGTAATGCCGGAAATCAGGTAGTCACCACGGATCCATAACGACAGGTCGTCACCGATCACCGGGATAGCACCGAACAGGTTGACGATTACCTGGGCACCCCAGTATGACATCTGTCCCCAGGGCAGCAGATAACCCATGAAAGCTTCGGCCATGAGCACGAGGTAGATCAGCATGCCGAAAAGCCAGATGAGCTCCCGGGGCTTCTGGTACGAGCCGTACATCAGACCCCGGAACATGTGCAAATAAACCACGATAAAGAACGCGGAAGCACCGGTGGAGTGGAGATAACGCAACAGCCACCCCCACTCAACATCACGCATGATGTATTCGACCGAGGAGAACGCGCCTTCCGCCGAAGGGTTGTAACTCATGGTCAGCCAGATACCGGTGACCAACTGGTTAACGAGCACCAGCATCGCCAGCGAGCCAAAGAAATACCACACGTTGAAGTTCTTCGGCGCGTAATACTTGGCCAGGTGTTTGTTCCAGGCATCAACGACTGGCAGACGATCGTCTACCCACTGAATTAGCTTCTGCATTACGCTGCCTCCGGATCAAGACCAATCGTAAGGGTCACATCATCGTCGAAACGATAAGGCGGTACCTCGAGGTTCAGGGGAGCAGGCTGCGCCTGATAAACCCGGCCGGCCAGGTCGTAGTGCGAACCATGACAGGGGCAGAAAAAGCCGCCCAGCCAGTCTTTCCCCAGATCTGCGGGCGCCACTTCAGGACGGTAAGAAGGCACACACCCCAAGTGAGTACAGAGCCCGACCAGAACAGCGATCTCGGGCTTGATCGCCCGGTAAGCACCCTCAATGTACTGAGGCTGTTGCGGCTCTTCGGACTGAGGATCCTTCACCTGGTCATTCAACTTATCGATGTTTTCCAACATCTGATCGGTACGGCGGACAATCCAGACAGGTTTACCACGCCACGACACGGTAATTTGCTGGCCCGGCTCAATTTTGCTGATATTGACGGTTACCGGCGCACCAGCTGCTTCCGCCTTGGCACTGGGATTCCAGGATGCCACGAAAGGAACTGCCGCACCGACGACGCCGACTCCACCTACCACGGACGTAGCGCCGATCAGAAACCTGCGCCGGCCTTGGCTCACGTCGCCATTACTCATTATGGTTTTCTCCCATCAGGCGATGTCACAGCCCGCCAATCAGCCGGCAATGTACATCTAAAAGGACTTCACAACCCAAAAATGTAAGCGCCCAAATGGTAATGAAATTACCAGGGCCTTACAAGTCGGAAAGCCGCCGGGGGCGGCCCCCATCCCTGCGCCAGATCAATTTGATGTAAAAATCGTCCGACCATAAAAAAACCCGACCGAAAGGGTCGGGTTTTCCAGGGCTCTGCTCCAGCGCAATTAACGCTTGGAGTACTGAGGACGCTTACGCGCCTTGCGCAGACCCACTTTCTTACGTTCGACTTCACGAGCATCACGGGTAACGTAACCCGCTTTGCGCAGCGCCGGACGCAGAGTTTCATCGTAGTCCATCAGAGCGCGAGTCAGGCCGTGGCGAATAGCGCCTGCCTGACCACTGATACCACCACCCTTTACAGTGATATTGATATCAAAGCGATCGGAAGATTCAGCAACAACCAGTGGCTGACGAACGATCATA
This Marinobacter salinus DNA region includes the following protein-coding sequences:
- the ftsL gene encoding cell division protein FtsL — its product is MGAVAIEQPIKSAKRNKQRVRDGVAAAVRISRQVFEATRQKNVLVSLILVVLLLASSIGVVVSSHENRELFNTLTHLQGERDRFHREWSQLLLEQSALSAHGRVENLAAERFSMVVPGRQDIVLVPLMSAAAPK
- the rsmH gene encoding 16S rRNA (cytosine(1402)-N(4))-methyltransferase RsmH, producing MTSDRRQKDGATLPHRSVLLDSAVDYLISDPDGKYVDATFGRGGHSRLILDRLAEKGHLLGIDKDPEAIGVAEQFAIKDARFSWFHGSFAELDLALARREWRDVNGVLMDLGVSSPQLDDASRGFSFMRDGPLDMRMNPQQSPSAAEWLAQAEEQDIANVIWRYGEERFSRRIARLVVERRQEEAIETTRQLAELVSEAVPKKEKHKHPATRTFQAIRIFINRELEDLEAGLHAAVEHLAPGGRLVVISFHSLEDRLVKRFMRDLARGPQLPKGIPVTADQEASAFRLIGKASKAGADEVGENVRARSAVMRVLERIEANTNSQGGA
- the mraZ gene encoding division/cell wall cluster transcriptional repressor MraZ, yielding MSNFLGSHAINMDAKGRLAIPTKVREELAQSCGGRIVLTANADEERCLLVYPEPEWEELRPKIEALPNMNKAARRLQRLLLGNAAPMELDSAGRILIPPTLRSYAYFEKKLMLIGQGKKLELWSEERWFAWLDESSDDEDMPPEMEALSL
- the rsmI gene encoding 16S rRNA (cytidine(1402)-2'-O)-methyltransferase, giving the protein MKSEVGGSVSKTDSKEQSPGVLYIVATPIGNLADMSPRATAILSRVDVVAAEDTRHSGRLLQHLGLQKRLIALHDHNERNRAAGLLDELEAGHDVALISDAGTPLISDPGYVLVREARNRGLTVSPVPGPCALVTALSAAGLPTDRFLFVGFLPAKRTGRRAALDQLRQESATLVFYESPHRILGAVRDIAEVLGEEREIVLGRELTKAFETFYSGCVSEVLSVLEADPHGTKGEFVVMIRGAEPVASDEDAGALDVDRLIRLLLPELPVKKVAKLVAELSGRPKNELYQRALELKQG
- a CDS encoding penicillin-binding protein activator, whose translation is MPPLDRRHKPISPEYFELAMIKNRINHRALASVFAVALLSAGCASVNLQSHIAQSPEQALELAGQESNRDTAQRYLLRIANRFQDQGDHIAARTLLQSPQLTQLAPPLEDQKRLLSMASAVALDDSDWARNLVINLTPDSFIGYSPELVSRAADLQAQTYSLAGDRVSSAMTLILLAQTDSTVNPQEVHNRIWQLLKSVSDPELQTISSKAIGYETQGWLELASALRAQGAGLDEQGRIIRRWQNDWPAHPAAQVLPSELQLIATLAQSRPEKIALAIPLNGPLASAGKAIRDGFVAAYYLDDSVDHSKTDIQIVDTSGQAFSELYQQLSRKDIDLIVGPLEKDALAGLRSLNTLPVPALGLNYLPAGNQIPDGLYQFGLSAEDEARQIADRLAAESIQDVLILIPQGEWGDRIEAALLQRMADTNTTALDIARFFREDNLRAVTADLLGITVSRDRAIQVERTIGMDVEFEPRRRQDAEAIVMVADPTVARQFKPLFAYYFGGDLPVYSPSIVYEGTPDPSRDRDLNDVIFTDIPWVIGKPSELRTQSTRYLSGTRGQLGRLFAMGADAWQLSKRLPLLKQVNTASLTGETGVLTMTPEGSIHRQQMWAQFRNGIPEILPEQEKPMADAETAEADENVGNTGQ
- a CDS encoding YraN family protein, with the protein product MEGRKNLGNHFEEVAARYLTSRGVFILERNVYNRGGEIDLIGRDKDTLVFFEVRYRGPGSLTDSASSINFPKQRRLLKSASFYLHKHGLWDTLSRIDVIAISPGTVKKYRVQWIKNAIQAE
- a CDS encoding D-sedoheptulose-7-phosphate isomerase; translated protein: MTDTEHQINQWFASHMEHTAQAASTVGPAIEDVADAFVGTLLQDGKIITCANGSANVLAQYFCTALLNRFDQDRPALPAINLGADATTYSAICRDNRFNDTFSRQVRAIGKSGDLLFVIVDDGHKANLIQAIQAAHDREMNIVVLSAREKSDITSLLHPEDHEIALNNLSPTEATPLLLVIINALCGLIDSKLFGG
- a CDS encoding ClpXP protease specificity-enhancing factor — translated: MTSSRPYLVRAFNEWILDNDCTPYIVVDAGVQGVQVPNEHVANGQIVLNISPGAVRSLVVGNGALEFSARFGGVPMQVFIPLQAVMAIYAKENGEGMVFGSEPGSPDPDGTNDRDGSEQSGGQEERPSGRPTLKVVK
- a CDS encoding glutathione S-transferase N-terminal domain-containing protein, producing MGVVTKRSSMTFFSDPASHYSHRVRIVLAEKGVTVDVVDVDPDNPPAELADLNPYNALPTLVDRDLVLYEPNIMMEYLDERFPHPPLLPVYPVARANSRLMIHRIQKDWCGLVDQILAQPNAKASEAARKELRESLLATAPLFGEMPFFLSEEFTIVDCCIAPILWRLPALGIELNDKQAKPLQKYMESIFSREGFKASLSDLEEDIRS
- a CDS encoding cytochrome c1 produces the protein MRKLIFGLFIAILPALGLAAGGAGVPLDHIETDHTNKESLQSGASLFTNYCMGCHSMEYARYKRVADDLEIPAELYEENLIFTGAKIGELMKNSMSKDMAAGWFGAPPPDLTLEARLRGESWVYSYLRGFYKDESRPLGVNNVVFPNVGMPHVMYGLQGLCAVEPHIGVKPSVEPLSGNINNADVCPEYAIEGSMSAEEFDQAMYDLTNFLSYMADPVKVERERLGIFVLIFVAIFFVFAYLLNREYWKDVH
- a CDS encoding cytochrome b, giving the protein MQKLIQWVDDRLPVVDAWNKHLAKYYAPKNFNVWYFFGSLAMLVLVNQLVTGIWLTMSYNPSAEGAFSSVEYIMRDVEWGWLLRYLHSTGASAFFIVVYLHMFRGLMYGSYQKPRELIWLFGMLIYLVLMAEAFMGYLLPWGQMSYWGAQVIVNLFGAIPVIGDDLSLWIRGDYLISGITLNRFFALHVVALPIVLLGLVVLHILALHEVGSNNPDGIDIKKNKDENGIPKDGIPFHPYYSVHDLVGVAVFFFIFFVVVFFFPEMGGLFLEKPNFEPANALKTPAHIAPVWYFTPFYAMLRAVTVDLFGLPAKFWGVVVMGGAIAILFVLPWLDRSPVRSMRYKGWLSKIALAIFAVSFVILGYLGLVPATEGRTTVAQILTVLYFLYFILMPFYTRMEKTKPVPERVTG
- the petA gene encoding ubiquinol-cytochrome c reductase iron-sulfur subunit — its product is MSNGDVSQGRRRFLIGATSVVGGVGVVGAAVPFVASWNPSAKAEAAGAPVTVNISKIEPGQQITVSWRGKPVWIVRRTDQMLENIDKLNDQVKDPQSEEPQQPQYIEGAYRAIKPEIAVLVGLCTHLGCVPSYRPEVAPADLGKDWLGGFFCPCHGSHYDLAGRVYQAQPAPLNLEVPPYRFDDDVTLTIGLDPEAA
- the rpsI gene encoding 30S ribosomal protein S9, whose protein sequence is MSVAQNYGTGRRKTSTARVFIKPGSGNISINGRTIEDFFGRETLRMIVRQPLVVAESSDRFDINITVKGGGISGQAGAIRHGLTRALMDYDETLRPALRKAGYVTRDAREVERKKVGLRKARKRPQYSKR